One Mus musculus strain C57BL/6J chromosome X, GRCm38.p6 C57BL/6J DNA window includes the following coding sequences:
- the Ssxb1 gene encoding synovial sarcoma, X member B1: METVSSCEKVPMEVLYEPKNICKAFQDISTYFSDEEWGKLTQWQKSAYVYMKRNYIRMTDLGVTVNQPVFMRGKEQAKQSLVEGIEVHDSEDECFEGSFGVTPIKRMKLTSVTISFHNVEGSLASGENDCNLAETGGIQVNVWSHRLRERKYRVIYSEISDTEEEEDDDY; this comes from the exons ATGGAAACAGTGAGTTCCTGTGAAAAGGTCCCCATGGAAGTGCTTTATGAACCAAAGAATATCTGCAAG GCATTCCAGGATATTTCTACATACTTCTCTGATGAAGAGTGGGGAAAGCTGACTCAATGGCAGAAAAGTGCCTACGTGTACATGAAAAGAAACTACATCAGAATGACTGACCTAG GGGTCACCGTGAACCAACCAGTTTTCATGCGCGGCAAGGAGCAGGCCAAGCAATCCCTGGTCGAAGGCATTGAAGTTCATGACAGTGAAG ATGAATGCTTTGAAGGATCTTTTGGTGTGACACCGATAAAACGAATGAAG CTGACATCAGTGACAATAAGTTTTCATAATGTAGAAGGAAGCCTTGCATCTGGAGAGAATGATTGCAACTTGGCAG AAACTGGTGGCATTCAGGTCAATGTTTGGAGCCACCGGCTGCGAGAGAGGAAGTATCGAGTGATATATTCAGAGATTAGTGAtactgaagaggaagaagatgatgattaCTGA